The proteins below are encoded in one region of Amycolatopsis acidiphila:
- a CDS encoding sensor histidine kinase, with product MLQTRPDPAATLAAARRINHEIQGGPGAPRARRALRRLRQLIGADAAGLSDLSGTTVWSGESPPSGTVAELVRDALHHEAVQGKSPLVAVPLHVHDEPGGVLLVAGTVPAATVREAAALVEHALERGKLEASADQAAQAELRALSAEISPHFVYNALTVIASLVSSEPDRARELMLDFADYTRYSLAKHNEYTVLAEEFHAIETYLALQKAVLGDRLHVQVRVAPEVLPVAIPYLVLEPLVENAIRHGIEPRAGTGTVQVRGEAEGNDCVISVEDDGVGMEPELAREILAGKGSPGSVGLANVDRRLRTVYGPWFGLVVHTAPGAGTKVLVRVPRFQPGVLP from the coding sequence ATGCTTCAGACGAGGCCGGATCCCGCGGCCACGCTCGCGGCGGCGCGGCGGATCAACCATGAGATCCAGGGTGGCCCCGGCGCTCCCCGGGCCCGCCGGGCGCTGCGCCGGCTCCGGCAGCTGATCGGTGCCGACGCGGCCGGTCTCAGCGATCTGTCCGGTACGACTGTTTGGTCGGGTGAGTCGCCGCCGTCCGGAACCGTCGCCGAGCTGGTCCGCGACGCGCTGCATCACGAGGCGGTGCAAGGAAAGTCGCCACTGGTCGCGGTCCCGTTACACGTGCACGACGAGCCGGGCGGGGTGCTGCTCGTGGCCGGGACGGTGCCCGCCGCCACGGTCCGCGAGGCCGCGGCGCTCGTGGAACACGCGCTGGAGCGCGGCAAGCTCGAGGCCTCGGCCGACCAGGCGGCGCAGGCGGAGCTGCGGGCGCTCAGCGCCGAGATCTCCCCGCACTTCGTCTACAACGCACTGACGGTGATCGCGTCGCTGGTGAGCTCCGAACCGGACCGCGCCCGGGAGCTGATGCTCGACTTCGCCGACTACACCCGTTACAGCCTGGCGAAACACAACGAGTACACCGTGCTCGCCGAGGAGTTCCACGCCATCGAGACATACCTGGCGCTGCAGAAGGCGGTGCTGGGCGACCGGCTGCACGTGCAGGTCCGGGTCGCGCCCGAGGTGCTCCCGGTCGCGATCCCCTACCTGGTGCTCGAACCGCTGGTGGAGAACGCGATCCGGCACGGCATCGAGCCGCGCGCGGGTACCGGTACGGTGCAGGTCCGCGGCGAGGCGGAGGGAAACGACTGCGTGATCAGCGTCGAGGACGACGGCGTGGGCATGGAGCCCGAGCTGGCCAGGGAGATCCTCGCGGGGAAGGGCAGCCCCGGCAGCGTGGGACTGGCCAATGTGGACAGACGACTGCGCACGGTGTACGGGCCGTGGTTCGGCCTGGTGGTCCACACGGCGCCGGGAGCAGGCACCAAGGTGCTGGTCCGGGTGCCGCGGTTCCAGCCGGGGGTGCTGCCGTGA
- a CDS encoding LytR/AlgR family response regulator transcription factor, whose amino-acid sequence MTGLRVLAVDDLRPALDELARMLHDCPEVGEVTAVADPLSAVRSIQAGGFDAAFLDIAMPGMDGLELASLLSKLNTPPVLVFVTAHDKHALTAFGVGAVDYVLKPIRAERLSAALTKVNRMVHALRSPVPPAPETLPALAVEAQGRTRYVHRDDVHFVEAHGDHVRLHTGAGVHEVRMPMARLEEYWESSGFARVHRGYLVALRAVRELRSDSVGGLLAHTGAGDVPVSRRHSRELRERLLEAARQGELSR is encoded by the coding sequence GTGACCGGACTGCGCGTGCTCGCGGTCGACGACCTGCGCCCGGCCCTCGACGAGCTGGCCCGGATGCTGCACGACTGCCCGGAGGTCGGCGAGGTGACCGCCGTCGCCGACCCGCTGAGCGCGGTCAGGAGCATCCAGGCCGGCGGGTTCGACGCGGCGTTCCTCGACATCGCGATGCCCGGGATGGACGGGCTCGAGCTCGCCTCGCTGCTGTCCAAGCTGAACACTCCCCCGGTGCTCGTCTTCGTCACCGCCCACGACAAGCACGCGCTGACCGCGTTCGGGGTGGGCGCGGTCGACTACGTGCTCAAGCCGATCCGCGCGGAGCGGCTGTCGGCGGCCCTGACGAAGGTCAACCGGATGGTGCACGCGCTGCGCTCGCCGGTCCCGCCGGCGCCGGAGACGTTGCCCGCGCTCGCCGTGGAGGCCCAGGGGCGCACGCGGTACGTCCACCGGGACGACGTCCACTTCGTCGAGGCCCACGGGGACCACGTCCGCCTGCACACCGGCGCCGGGGTGCACGAGGTGCGGATGCCGATGGCGCGGCTGGAGGAGTACTGGGAGTCCAGCGGGTTCGCCCGCGTCCACCGCGGCTACCTCGTCGCCCTGCGGGCGGTGCGCGAGCTGCGCAGCGACTCCGTCGGCGGGCTCCTCGCGCACACCGGCGCCGGGGACGTCCCGGTGAGCCGGCGGCACTCCCGCGAGCTGAGAGAGCGCTTGCTGGAGGCCGCGCGGCAGGGCGAGCTGAGCCGGTGA